The following are encoded in a window of Brettanomyces bruxellensis chromosome 9, complete sequence genomic DNA:
- the ADH2 gene encoding Alcohol dehydrogenase: MFRSLTSFKTQGPVLSRMALRLYSTIPKTQKAMVFYKNGGPLKYEDIPVPKPKPSEILINVRYSGVCHTDLHAWKGDWPLPTKLPLVGGHEGAGVVVACGSEVKNFKVGDYAGIKWLNGSCMGCEYCMQGAEPNCPKADLSGYTHDGSFQQYATADAVQAAHIPQGTDLAAVAPILCAGVTVYKALKTADLRPGQWVAISGAGGGLGSLAVQYAKAMGLRVVGIDGGSEKKELATKLGAEEFIDFTQVSDVVKEMQNVTNGGPHGVINVSVSPRAMSQSVEYVRTLGKVVLVGLPADAVVQTKVFDHVIKSIQIRGSYVGNREDTAEALDFFERGLVHSPIKVVGLSDLPKVFSLMEKGKIAGRYVLDTSK; the protein is encoded by the coding sequence ATGTTTAGAAGCTTAACATCATTCAAAACACAGGGACCTGTTCTGTCCCGGATGGCCCTAAGATTATACTCGACTATCCCAAAAACGCAGAAAGCAATGGTGTTTTATAAAAATGGTGGACCTCTAAAGtatgaagatattccagTTCCTAAACCAAAGCCAAGCgaaatattgataaatgTCAGATATTCCGGTGTCTGTCACACAGATTTGCATGCATGGAAGGGCGATTGGCCACTTCCAACAAAGCTACCCTTAGTTGGAGGTCATGAGGGTGCAGGAGTTGTTGTTGCGTGTGGTTCGGAAGTCAAAAACTTTAAGGTTGGGGACTACGCCGGGATCAAGTGGTTGAATGGATCCTGTATGGGCTGTGAGTACTGTATGCAGGGTGCAGAGCCAAATTGCCCAAAGGCCGATTTATCTGGTTACACTCATGATGGATCATTCCAGCAGTACGCAACCGCTGATGCAGTTCAAGCTGCACATATTCCTCAGGGAACAGACTTAGCTGCGGTTGCCCCAATTTTATGTGCTGGAGTCACGGTTTACAAAGCTTTGAAAACAGCTGATCTCAGACCTGGTCAATGGGTGGCAATTTCAGGTGCCGGAGGTGGTTTAGGTTCCCTAGCAGTCCAGTATGCCAAGGCTATGGGACTCAGAGTTGTTGGTATTGATGGTGGctctgaaaagaaagaacttGCAACCAAGCTTGGAGCCGAAGAATTTATTGATTTCACACAGGTTTCCGATGTCGTCAAGGAGATGCAAAATGTTACAAATGGAGGTCCACATGGTGTCATCAATGTCTCTGTTTCTCCTAGAGCAATGTCACAGTCTGTGGAGTACGTTCGCACTTTGGGTAAAGTTGTTCTTGTTGGCCTTCCAGCAGATGCTGTTGTCCAAACAAAGGTGTTTGACCATGTCATAAAATCCATTCAGATCAGAGGCTCCTATGTTGGAAATAGGGAGGACACTGCTGAGGCCTTGgatttctttgaaagagGCCTCGTTCATTCTCCTATTAAGGTTGTGGGGCTCTCTGATCTTCCAAAGGTTTTCTCTTTGATGGAAAAGGGTAAGATTGCCGGTAGATATGTTTTGGACACATCCAAATGA
- a CDS encoding uncharacterized protein (SECRETED:SignalP(1-17)), which yields MRFALFISFLLFGAVKAAYIDVDENLNITELSVCSDSSSVLNFPSIKEELIQFVEYCSLAYCMPKNKITDGNLVDACPISSCTDSTGNKKIVYQFKGDISGLIVQDDTNKQIILVFKGTTSDREWEIDFDTSHKKYVPYTVSQGINTMDFTCGGCQVHTGFYDATSIFMNEAFQYMQELHNEYPSYSIFVTGHSLGAALAVLAANELRLVGMDITLVNYAGPKVGNPSFAEWMNDLWSISYLTDFLKAGKGNQLPTNTFTRVTSKGDIVPLVPLAAMNFAHSGSEIQINRKTNSLRVRGKWSLCKETSDLESISKITLAYITSGNWQYLTSKSEITEAHVNYFMRVTECSSA from the coding sequence ATGAGATTTGCCctattcatttcttttttactcttCGGTGCTGTGAAAGCTGCATAtattgatgttgatgaaaatcTCAATATCACGGAACTGAGTGTTTGTTCTGATTCTTCAAGTGTGCTTAATTTTCCTAGtattaaagaagaacttATTCAGTTCGTGGAGTACTGTTCCTTGGCATACTGTATGCCAAAGAACAAGATTACAGACGGGAATTTGGTTGATGCCTGTCCAATATCCTCTTGCACAGATAGCactggaaataaaaaaattgtttatCAGTTTAAAGGAGATATTTCCGGCCTAATTGTTCAGGATGATACCAATAAGCAGATCATTCTTGTGTTTAAGGGTACAACCTCTGATAGAGAATGGGAAATTGACTTTGATACTTCCCATAAAAAGTATGTTCCTTACACTGTCAGCCAGGGTATCAACACAATGGACTTTACATGTGGGGGCTGCCAGGTCCACACAGGTTTCTACGATGCCACCAGTATTTTCATGAATGAAGCATTTCAATACATGCAGGAGTTACACAATGAATATCCAAGCTACAGTATTTTTGTGACTGGCCATTCTTTGGGTGCTGCTCTAGCAGTTCTTGCTGCAAATGAACTCAGACTCGTGGGCATGGATATTACCCTTGTGAATTATGCAGGTCCAAAAGTTGGAAATCCTTCTTTTGCCGAATGGATGAATGATCTATGGAGTATATCGTACTTGACCGACTTCCTCAAAGCAGGTAAAGGTAACCAGCTCCCGACAAACACCTTTACCAGAGTCACAAGCAAAGGCGACATTGTTCCATTAGTACCATTAGCAGCTATGAATTTTGCTCACTCCGGTTCTGAGATTCAAATCAACAGGAAAACTAATTCGCTTAGAGTTAGAGGTAAATGGTCATTGTGCAAAGAGACTTCCGATTTGGAGAGTATCTCAAAGATCACCCTAGCCTATATTACGAGTGGCAACTGGCAGTATCTCACAAGTAAAAGTGAAATTACTGAGGCGCATGTTAACTACTTTATGAGGGTGACTGAGTGCTCCAGTGCATGA
- a CDS encoding uncharacterized protein (SECRETED:SignalP(1-20)): protein MKFKGTPLILGLQFLSTVIAYQLASNKGNSTSLLNTKSLIDNAYDFTFEGAKFAANSYCWLFGENKPLSEACPSKFCKTSNHLKLLKSGRTNIAYAIMEDTKNKRIIVSFKGTSSPNEWVLDTNYRLTEYIPYVVKDEIATKEFIYRGWKVHRGFLKGYKTFHKNAMRYLLRLMARKKGYTLVFLGHSLGGALSVIAAVESHFCGLNPVIFTYGSPKVGNYRLIDWMSENFPLYITEQSLVSGKLIPRSFFRMTTSKDIVPLLPLYKQGFSHCGFHINIKNNLFFADKDDLELIGEFDKHLEFKEWRRRMKLLKKNYKEYMKSPMKGYKEFVESDYHRYYYIRMGCKQ from the coding sequence ATGAAATTCAAAGGCACACCACTTATTTTAGGATTGCAATTTCTTTCAACTGTTATTGCATACCAATTAGCTTCCAATAAAGGAAATAGCACCAGCTTGTTGAATACTAAAAGCCTCATTGATAATGCTTACGACTTTACTTTTGAAGGTGCTAAATTTGCGGCAAACTCATACTGTTGGCTTTTTGGGGAAAACAAACCTCTTAGTGAAGCTTGCCCATCGAAGTTTTGCAAAACTTCTAACCATTTAAAGTTACTCAAGTCTGGGAGAACTAATATAGCTTACGCTATTATGGAGGacaccaaaaataaaagaatcaTTGTGTCTTTTAAGGGAACATCAAGCCCAAATGAATGGGTCCTTGATACAAACTATCGACTTACTGAGTATATTCCCTATGTTGTGAAGGACGAAATTGCAACCAAAGAATTTATATACCGCGGCTGGAAAGTACACAGGGGTTTTCTTAAAGGTTACAAGACATTCCATAAAAATGCTATGCGATATTTGTTACGACTAATGGCAAGGAAGAAAGGATACACTTTAGTTTTTCTTGGCCATTCTCTCGGAGGTGCTTTAAGCGTGATAGCCGCCGTTGAATCCCATTTTTGTGGTCTCAATCCAGTTATCTTCACCTATGGATCACCTAAGGTTGGCAATTATCGTCTTATAGACTGGATGTCGGAGAATTTCCCTTTATACATAACGGAACAATCACTTGTTAGTGGAAAACTTATTCCGCGTTCATTCTTTCGCATGACAACATCCAAAGACATAGTGCCATTGTTACCACTTTACAAACAGGGATTTTCTCATTGCGGCTTCCATATTAATATCAAAAacaatctttttttcgcgGACAAAGACGACTTGGAACTAATCGGAGAATTCGATAAGCATCTGGAATTTAAAgaatggagaagaagaatgaaacTTCTTAAAAAGAACTATAAAGAGTATATGAAAAGTCCGATGAAGGGTTATAAGGAATTTGTAGAATCGGACTATCACAGGTACTATTATATTCGAATGGGGTGTAAACAGTAG